From a region of the Triticum aestivum cultivar Chinese Spring chromosome 7D, IWGSC CS RefSeq v2.1, whole genome shotgun sequence genome:
- the LOC123163989 gene encoding uncharacterized protein codes for MEQAASSAKEDLSLELTLALAVCVAPARPRPGFFQCVYCDRKFRNAQALGGHQNAHKLERAVTKLRRDAWRAAAISRISGEPAAGSVAYKRGRSSWERDHELDLSLWL; via the coding sequence ATGGAGCAAGCGGCCAGCAGTGCGAAGGAGGATCTCAGCCTCGAGCTCACCCTTGCCCTTGCCGTGTGCGTGGCGCCGGCCCGGCCACGCCCCGGCTTCTTCCAGTGCGTCTATTGTGACCGCAAGTTCCGCAATGCGCAGGCGCTCGGCGGTCATCAGAACGCACATAAGCTAGAGCGCGCCGTCACCAAGCTCCGCCGGGACGCGTGGAGGGCTGCTGCCATTTCCCGGATCTCCGGGGAGCCTGCAGCAGGCTCCGTGGCGTACAAGCGCGGCAGGAGCTCATGGGAGCGCGACCACGAGCTGGACTTGTCTCTCTGGCTGTAA